From a single Paenibacillus sp. FSL R5-0345 genomic region:
- a CDS encoding MGDG synthase family glycosyltransferase has protein sequence MNTDPKVLIVTSAFGDGHMKVAEAIEDSFRRRGISRITTLDLFAAVHPTLNELSRRFYLNNTGYTQEFYGFLYTMTSKMRPEQFMGRLIHSMGKRKVQRIIDEIQPDIIIHTFPYLAAAELASTTGSRMPLFTVMTDYVVHGRWLHPQTTKYFIASEDMKTTLMSAGVAEEKLVVSGIPIREVFEQTQDREALLRKHGLSGDRQYLLLAAGAYGVLSDISSLIKRVLLQSSFDVIVLCGNNHKLQAATVELFQENPRVHILGYTEEMQELMCIASCLLTKAGGITLTEAMAQALPVIVYRPLPGQEAGNAEWLAGHNLIEIARNEEQLVEQLQRLEHMAYRDEREQQLKVFSRKSASDAIVTEALEAIKLRQPSVPLAKSAVVEGQAKTIHGYY, from the coding sequence ATGAACACAGATCCTAAAGTACTTATTGTTACGTCGGCATTTGGGGACGGGCATATGAAAGTGGCTGAGGCCATCGAAGATTCATTTAGACGTCGGGGGATTAGTCGGATTACAACTCTGGATCTATTCGCTGCAGTCCACCCTACCTTGAATGAGCTATCCCGAAGGTTCTATTTAAACAACACGGGGTATACGCAAGAATTTTATGGATTCTTGTACACAATGACGAGCAAGATGAGACCAGAGCAGTTCATGGGTAGACTCATCCATTCTATGGGCAAACGAAAAGTACAAAGGATCATCGACGAGATACAGCCGGATATTATTATTCATACCTTTCCTTATTTGGCTGCTGCTGAGCTAGCATCCACAACAGGTAGTAGAATGCCTCTGTTCACAGTTATGACGGATTATGTAGTTCATGGCAGGTGGCTTCATCCACAAACGACAAAATATTTTATCGCTTCAGAAGACATGAAGACAACGCTGATGTCGGCAGGGGTCGCTGAAGAGAAGCTTGTGGTCAGTGGGATTCCAATTCGCGAGGTATTTGAGCAGACTCAGGATCGTGAAGCGCTTTTACGCAAACATGGGTTAAGCGGAGATCGTCAATATCTACTACTGGCGGCAGGGGCTTACGGCGTATTAAGTGACATTAGCAGTTTAATAAAACGAGTACTGCTTCAATCGAGCTTCGATGTCATCGTATTGTGCGGGAATAATCATAAGCTTCAAGCAGCTACGGTAGAGCTTTTTCAAGAGAACCCCCGAGTTCACATCTTGGGATATACGGAAGAAATGCAGGAACTGATGTGCATAGCTTCCTGTCTATTGACCAAAGCAGGTGGAATTACCTTGACTGAGGCGATGGCTCAAGCACTTCCGGTTATCGTCTATCGACCACTCCCTGGTCAGGAGGCAGGTAATGCAGAATGGTTAGCCGGGCACAATTTGATTGAGATCGCACGAAATGAGGAGCAATTAGTAGAGCAGCTTCAGCGATTGGAGCATATGGCGTATAGAGATGAAAGGGAACAGCAGCTGAAGGTCTTTTCGCGAAAATCAGCCTCGGATGCTATCGTTACTGAAGCTTTAGAAGCTATTAAATTGCGTCAGCCTTCTGTTCCTTTAGCAAAATCTGCGGTTGTTGAAGGGCAGGCGAAGACAATTCATGGATATTATTAG